TCTCTGAGGTGAGGGCGTGGTTTCGTTGAGCGACATGGCTGAGCCTGATGCGAGGGTGAGGCCGGAGGCTAATCCAGCCTTGAGGACATCCCGACGACTTTGATTCTGCACGGTCAGGCTCCTAAACGAACTTCGTCTTGCCCGGCATCGCGACCGGCGGGACTTCCAGCGGTCCGAATCCCAAGGTCTCCGGAATCAGCTTCTCTTGCGACTCCAGCGCCTGGTCCCATGAGATCTCCGCTCCTGTGTAAGCCGCCATTCGGCCCATAATCGCGGTCAGCGTACTCTCGGCGACTTGGCGGCCCTCGTTGATGTAACCCTTTCCTCGAATCGCCTCGACGAGGTTTCGGTGTTCGAGCATATAGGGGTTGGGTCGCTCGCCTTCCCACCTCCAGGCCTTCTCGCCGCGAATGTAGGTGTTGCCGTTCGAGGTTCCCTTGGTTCCCACGAGGTGTTCGGAAACTCGTCCCGCGGTGTTGTCGATTTGGCGGCACATACTGACGAGCTTGACCCCGTTGTCGTACTCGTACTCGGTGGCGAAGTGGTCGAAAATGTGCCCAAAGACGGGCTCTGTGCGGACCTGCCTGCCTGCCAGCGAAACCGCCTTGGCCGGATGTTTGCCCATCGCCCAGTTGCAAACATCGAGGTTGTGTACGTGCTGCTCGACGATGTGATCTCCTGAGAGCCAAGCGAAGTACAGCCAGTTGCGGAGCTGCCATTCCATGTCGGTCATCGACGCGCTCTTGGGAACGCTCCAGAGCGCGCCCTGATTCCAGTAGGCGTAGCACGCGACGACATCGCCCATCTGGCCCTCATGGATGCGTTTCATGGCTTCACGGTACGCGAAATCGTGCCTGCGCTGGGTCCCGGCGACGATGTTGAGGCCGCGCTCTTTCGCCCGGTCGGAGGCCGCAAAGACCTCTCGAATGCCCGGCGCATCGGTCGCCACGGGCTTTTCCATAAACACGTG
The genomic region above belongs to Candidatus Nitrosymbiomonas proteolyticus and contains:
- a CDS encoding oxidoreductase; amino-acid sequence: MSGPNDLSRRHFLAGSAATAAALLSPAGVFAQGSNTIKVGVIGCGGRGSGAAVDAANADPGVVIWAMGDLFPDRLAGSREALRKNLNDRYQVPDGRAFTGWRAYEGVLGSGVDYVILATPPGFRPLHLKAAIDARKHVFMEKPVATDAPGIREVFAASDRAKERGLNIVAGTQRRHDFAYREAMKRIHEGQMGDVVACYAYWNQGALWSVPKSASMTDMEWQLRNWLYFAWLSGDHIVEQHVHNLDVCNWAMGKHPAKAVSLAGRQVRTEPVFGHIFDHFATEYEYDNGVKLVSMCRQIDNTAGRVSEHLVGTKGTSNGNTYIRGEKAWRWEGERPNPYMLEHRNLVEAIRGKGYINEGRQVAESTLTAIMGRMAAYTGAEISWDQALESQEKLIPETLGFGPLEVPPVAMPGKTKFV